A genomic region of Rhipicephalus sanguineus isolate Rsan-2018 chromosome 1, BIME_Rsan_1.4, whole genome shotgun sequence contains the following coding sequences:
- the LOC119385631 gene encoding uncharacterized protein LOC119385631: MFAYVRFRDDNEKRIVSDASCKHLEPKDIRDFNPHKWYRVFWKDGTHCGQYYHAQVIRLYETEDDARKATEKRTSIPQRPDSDSSESCSTDEVDDPSLEEETRHQAAVKQKKKAIDEHFKKKKKESGPPLW; encoded by the exons ATGTTCGCATACGTTCGTTTCCGTGACGACAATGAAAAGCGGATAGTTTCAGACGCTTCTTGTAAGCACCTCGAGCCTAAAGATATCAGAGATTTCAATCCCCATAAGTGGTACAGGGTTTTCTGGAAAGATGGCACGCACTGCGGCCAGTACTACCACGCTCAAGTGATTAGACTTTACG AAACCGAGGACGATGCTCGAAAAGCTACAGAAAAACGAACATCTATCCCCCAGAGACCAGACAGCGACTCTTCTGAAAGCTGCAGTACAGATGAAGTGGACGATCCATCGCTTGAAGAA GAAACACGACATCAAGCTGCTGttaaacagaaaaagaaggctATTGACgagcacttcaaaaaaaaaaaaaaagaatcgggaCCTCCTCTTTGGTGA
- the LOC125758025 gene encoding uncharacterized protein LOC125758025 produces the protein MDSSQPHPRSKKRKRYLEPGSHYVVPRTTSLYQKAAEALSASQPCSSKNVPQTSAGNGGSGVAALDTRSISDAHGDSDENPDPDDTYGFEESSLSSDSDQTANSACDDAGMSDSHADSDIDREQDEDEFCRLFSDERLPNSDLNVREAMIILMAYSTSAGLNWTNMEKLVGVINLFLGKQILPTSKHLLRKTWKLWPAGTVKRHYYCKECGSIVPNPRERDFVCPQCPALNPPENHFAMIDAKKQIEVLLSSISVAKGLLAALQKKQSRAHETDLTDITDGKLYKNQMKEASWCDLTVTFNVDGARTFKCSKSSLWPIQCVVNELPVTLSWNNMLLCGLYFGKGHPKMAPFLELFIENLTKLGRSSGSATVSSCHLKSVRFAAASMHLHGLQYLI, from the coding sequence ATGGATTCAAGTCAACCCCATCCTCGATCAAAAAAGAGGAAGCGCTATTTGGAGCCTGGATCGCATTATGTAGTACCGCGGACAACGAGCCTATATCAAAAAGCGGCCGAGGCGCTATCTGCCAGCCAGCCATGCTCTAGCAAGAACGTTCCTCAAACTTCAGCTGGTAACGGAGGTTCTGGAGTAGCGGCGCTCGACACACGAAGTATCAGTGATGCACATGGTGACAGCGATGAAAATCCTGATCCCGACGACACCTACGGTTTCGAGGAGAGCTCGCTCTCAAGCGATTCTGACCAAACTGCAAATTCGGCTTGCGACGATGCAGGCATGAGCGACAGCCATGCCGATAGCGACATAGATCGTGAGCAGGATGAAGATGAGTTTTGCCGGTTGTTTTCTGATGAGCGCTTGCCGAACTCGGACCTAAACGTCAGAGAAGCGATGATTATCCTGATGGCGTACAGTACATCTGCGGGACTGAACTGGACCAACATGGAAAAACTAGTGGGGGTGATAAACCTCTTTTTGGGAAAGCAAATTCTGCCAACATCCAAGCATCTGCTCAGAAAAACATGGAAATTGTGGCCGGCTGGCACAGTCAAGCGCCATTACTACTGTAAAGAATGTGGGTCGATCGTACCCAATCCCAGGGAGAGGGACTTCGTGTGTCCGCAGTGCCCAGCCTTGAATCCCCCAGAAAATCACTTTGCCATGATTGATGCGAAAAAGCAAATAGAGGTGCTCCTTTCTAGCATCAGTGTTGCGAAAGGGCTGTTAGCTGCTCTACAAAAAAAGCAGTCACGTGCTCATGAAACGGACCTCACTGACATAACTGATGGCAAGTTGTACAAAAACCAGATGAAGGAAGCGTCATGGTGCGACTTGACAGTGACTTTCAACGTTGACGGAGCAAGGACATTCAAGTGCAGCAAGTCATCGTTGTGGCCCATTCAGTGTGTTGTAAATGAACTCCCAGTGACACTGAGCTGGAACAACATGCTGCTTTGCGGCCTCTACTTTGGGAAGGGGCATCCCAAAATGGCACCCTTTCTGGAGCTGTTCATTGAAAACCTAACAAAGTTGGGGCGATCAAGTGGGAGTGCAACGGTCTCAAGTTGTCATCTAAAGTCAGTGCGGTTTGCTGCTGCGTCGATGCACCTGCACGGGCTGCAGTACTTAATATGA